The sequence below is a genomic window from Phycisphaerae bacterium.
GACGAGGCGATCGCGCTGTCCTTGATCCGCATCGCCGCCTCCGCCTTCTTGCGCTCGGAGATATCGCGGGCGATCGAAAGCACCACCGGCTCATCGTGCAGCTCGAAGAGGTGGGCGTTGATCTCGACGGGAATGCGCCGCCCGTCCCTGCCCACGTGCACCGTCTCGAACAGCACGTGCCGCGTTTCGTGCAGTTCGGCCATCACCTCCGGCAAAGCGGCCAGGCTCTCCGGATCGTTGATGTTGGCCGGGGTCAGCTTCGCCAACTCGTCCCGCGAATAGCCCAGACGCCGGCACGCGACGTCGTTGACCTCGATGAACTTGCCCGGCATGCCGTCCTTCTTGACCCCGTGCAGGTACGCCGCGTCGTCGATGCTGTTGAACAGCACGCGGTAGCGCTGCTCGCTTTCCCGCAGGCGGACCTCAGCCGTCCGGCGCTCGGTCACGTCGCGGAACACGACCACAACCCCCTGCACGCCGCCCTCCTCGTCCGCAATGGGCGCCGCGCTGTCGTCGATGGGCAGGCGGTGGCCGTCCTTGGCGACCAGAAGCACATCGCCCGCCCGAAGCTGGCGGACCCCGCCATGCTCAAGAATCTGCGCCGCGTAGCCGTCGACCGGTTCGAGCGTCCGCTCGTCGACCAGGCGGAACACCTGGTTGAGCGCCTGGCCCTCCGCCTCCTGCTGGGTCCGTCCGGTCAGCTCCTCAGCCACCGGATTCATGAACGCCACGCGACCGCGCGAATCCGTCGAGATGACAGCGTCGCCGATGCTCCGCAGCGTGGTCGAAAGCCACTGCTCGCGCTCCCGAATCCGCCGCTCCATCGCGTGCTTGTAGAGGGCGACCTCGATGTTGGTCTCCAGCTCGCGCTCTTCAAACGGCTTGAGGATGTAGCCGAAGGCCTCCGTCACCTTGGCCCGGCTGAGGGTCTCGCGATCCGAATAGGCCGTCAGGTAGACCACCGGCAGGCCGGCCCGGCGGCGGATTTGCTCGGCCGCCTGAATCCCGTCCATGTCCCCCTTGAGCATGATGTCCATCAGCACCAGGTCGACGTTCCCGTCCAGGGCCTTCTCGACCGCGTCGCGTCCGGTGGCCGCCACCGCCGGAACGGCATACCCCAGCCGCTCCAGGCGTTGC
It includes:
- a CDS encoding PAS domain S-box protein; this translates as MTDARILVVEDEKIVAKDLKQRLERLGYAVPAVAATGRDAVEKALDGNVDLVLMDIMLKGDMDGIQAAEQIRRRAGLPVVYLTAYSDRETLSRAKVTEAFGYILKPFEERELETNIEVALYKHAMERRIREREQWLSTTLRSIGDAVISTDSRGRVAFMNPVAEELTGRTQQEAEGQALNQVFRLVDERTLEPVDGYAAQILEHGGVRQLRAGDVLLVAKDGHRLPIDDSAAPIADEEGGVQGVVVVFRDVTERRTAEVRLRESEQRYRVLFNSIDDAAYLHGVKKDGMPGKFIEVNDVACRRLGYSRDELAKLTPANINDPESLAALPEVMAELHETRHVLFETVHVGRDGRRIPVEINAHLFELHDEPVVLSIARDISERKKAEAAMRIKDSAIASSISGIAIVGLDGRLTYANAAFLKMLGYRLEEEVLSRSVSQFWETQPKAIEAVRAVQKGRDWFGELVAIRQDGSRFDVQLAASAVVDEREKAVCMMVSCVDVSERKRVEKSLRELVRELNCLYAVFNVVEKPGLSLAEVLQKTVDLIPSAWRYPDAACARIVADGREYRTVNFAETPWTLSAPIGSDQRVIGRLEVGYVREQPEADQGPFLKEEQSLATAIADQLGYVIERKRTEEELKAAVVQLQDVLSRLA